A window of Mucilaginibacter robiniae genomic DNA:
TTATTACACTAATGCTGTAGGTGCAACTGCTTCTACAAAATCTACTGAAACGTCGGCTAGTAATACAGGCCTTTACTTACGCAAAGGTATTGATCCAAGTCTTACTTTAGCTACCTTGCCATATGCTGGAACCGATTGGATTGAGATACGTTATGCTGAGGTACTTTTAAATTTGGCTGAATCAGCCGCTGTATTAGGCAAATCAACAGACGTTTATACTAATTTAACAGCTCTTAGGAAAAGAGCTGGTATAGAAGCAGGCACCGATGGGTTGTATGGCTTAACAGCAAATATGAGTTCTACTCAAATGGTAAATGCTGTGATGTATGAGCGACAAATAGAACTTGCTTTTGAAGGTAAACGCTATTGGGATTTAAGACGTAGAAAATTATTGGATGCTACACTGAATGGTAAAAGAAGAAATGCAGTTGTTGTATTATTAAACCAAACAGGTACGAAAACCGATTATATTTCAGGTACACGCGATGCCTCAGCTAATACTAGTATAGACAACCTGTATTCAACTAGCTTTACAGTAACTACTAAAGTTTTAGATACTTACGATATCAATTATCAAACTACTTATTATTACTTTGGTATTCCTACAGCTTCATTAAATAACAATGCCAATTTACAACAAACTCAAGGTTGGGGTGGAAGTTTTAATCCACTACTATAAATAATATTATCAATAATAAAAAGGGAAGCCCAACAGCTTCCCTTTTTTATTGTATAATCTTAAATAAACTCGTAAATTCATCTATCATAAAATTTTTACTTAAACCGTTGTGTATCAATATTTTATTATGTATTGCTGTTCTTTGTAATAAATTTGCTATAAACGGCCTAAAAGGCCTGCATGGCAATATTTCATAGTAGTTTGAAAAGATGGTACATAAATATCCCTGTTGGGGCTTGCATATTTGGATAAGTAAATTTTAAACCGAATATTACCTAAATATTCTTGTGAACATTAATAATCCTGTGTAATGCAGCTTGCAAGATTAGCATCTTGGCAAAACATTAGGCATTTTCAGGTTATGTGTGAACATCATAAACCTATAATTGAAGATGAAATTTTTTCCACTATTTCTATGTTCGGCTTTAATGCTTGGGAAGTCGGCTTTTGCGCAATATCCAGACATACCGCAAAAAGTACAGGCAGAAAGTAAAGCACTGATGGATGCAGCTCAAGCTCATTCTGATTCTGCCTGGTTGAAGGCGTTACCAGCTATCAAGTACGATCAAGCACATGATAAACCTTTTGTGCCTTGGGCACACCGCCCAACCGATTTGCCTCAGGCTAAAATTCCGGCTTTCCTGGGTGCCGAAGGTGGTGGTATGTACAGCTTTGGTGGCCGTGGTGGTAAAGTTTATGTAGTAACCACATTAGCCGATAATGGACCTGGTAGCTTGCGCTGGGCTTGTGAACAAGGTGGTGCACGTATTATCGTTTTCAATGTAGCTGGTATTATCCGGTTAAAAACGCCGCTTATCATTCGTGCTCCTTACATCAGTATTGAAGGGCAAACTGCGCCAGGTGATGGTATTTGCGTTGCTGGCGAATCTACCTGGATTAATACGCATGATGTGGTAATTCGTTACATGCGTTTCCGTCGTGGTGAAACCAATGTAGGCCGACGTGATGATTCACTAGGTGGTAATCCTGTAGGTAATTTGATTATTGATCATTGCTCCACTAGCTGGGGTTTAGATGAAAACATGTCTATCTATCGCCATATGTATACACCTGGTGATGGCTCGAAAGACGAAAAATATGGTACCGTTAACGTGACCATCCAAAATTGTATCTATTCTGAATCGCTAGATACTTGGAATCATGCTTTTGGTAGTACTACAGGTGGCGAAAATGCTTTGCTGATTCGTAATATCTGGGCAGATAATACAGGTCGTAATCCTTCTGTGGGCTGGACTGATGTGTATAACTTCGTAAACAACGTTGTATTTAACTGGCACCACCGTACTATGGATGGTGGCGATTACCAATCACACTTTAACCTTATCAATAATTATTACAAACCAGGTCCTGTAACTCCTAAAGACGAACCAGTAGGTCACCGTTTTTTAAAACCAGAATCAGGGCGTAGTAAACTGAAAGACCGTTTTTTCGGTAGAGTGTATGCCGCAGGTAACATTATGGAAGGCTTTCCAAAAATTACTGCTGATAACTGGGCTGGAGGTATTCAGGTGGAAGGTGTAGGTGGCAAAGAGTTACCAGATGCAGGTTCATATCGTGATACCATGCGTACCAATACGCCATTCCCGATGCCTTACATACGTAAAATATTACCAGCTAAAGAGGCCTTTGCTTTTGATACCGAAAATGCGGGTGCTACATTGCCTCACCGCGATCCGGTAGATATCCGTATTATTAAACAAGTCCGTACTGGTAAAATCGAGTATAAAGAAATGCGTACGGATACTGCTTTCCAGTTTCAACATCGTAAACTACCTAAAGACTCTTACAAACTAGGTATCATTACTGGTATATGGCAAGTGGGCGGCTATCCAGATTATAAAGGTACACCTTACAAAGACAGCGACAATGATGGAATGCCTGATAGCTGGGAAACTGCTCATGGTTTAAACCCGCACAATGCCGCCGACTCGCCAGCTCTGGCAAAAAATGGCGGTGGCTATAGCAACATCGAAGTGTATTTAAATACTGTAGCCATGAAAGGTGAGACAAAAGTAGGATCTACTAAGTGAGGCAGCAAACATGCTAAGTAATAAATTACGAGGTACTTCTTTCCTATTAATAAGTTTACTAGCAGGTGGAACCTTAGGTTCACCTGCTTTTAGTCAAGGTAAAAAGGTGATTGTGAAACCACAACCGCCGGTATCTGTAGGTAAAGATGCGAAACTGACTTATAAAGTTGAAAGCAATGGCGATCGTGTGCCCGATTTTTCATATTGTGGCTACATGGCTTCTGAAGCTTCAATACCCGATGTGCCAGTTAAGGTAGTTGTGCCACTTAAACCAGGTGATGCCACAACAAGAATACAATCGGCAATTGATTATGTGGCTTCGTTACCTGCTGATGCACATGGCACACGTGGAGCTGTTTTATTGAGCAAAGGAACTTATGTATTAAACGGCAGTCTTAAAATTAATGCCTCAGGTGTTGTATTAAGAGGCAGCGGTATGGGGATAAATGGTACTGTGCTATTTGCCGCAGGTACCGACCGGGCAACTTTCATAAAAATTGCCGGCAAGAATGATCGACACAAAGCTGCAGAAGTAAAAATTACCGATGCCTATGTACCAGTGAATGCTTTTAGCTTTCACGTTGCTTCAGCTAGTGGTATTCAGGCAGGAGATAATATTGTGTTACGCCGCCCAAGTACACAAGCTTGGATTGAAAAGTTACATACCGTAACCTTTGGTGGTGGCTTAAGTGCGTTAGGGTGGAAGCCCGGCGAGCGTGATATTTTTTGGGACCGGAAAGTTGTTGCTGTTCACGGCAATGAGGTTACTGTTGATGCACCTGTTACTACTGCGCTTGATAGTACTTATGGTGGTGGTACAGTAGCAAAATACAATTGGTCTGGCCGTATTGCACAAACTGGAGTAGAGAATCTGTGCTTAAGATCAGCTTTTGATGCAAAAAATCAGAAAGATGAAGCACATCGATGGATGGCCATTACACTGGAAAATGTAACCGACTCATGGGTGCGCCAGGTAGCTTTTGAGCATTTTGCAGGTTCGGCAGTTTTTGTGCTTGAAACGGGAAATCGGATTACGGTAGAAGATTGTAAATCTTTGTCGCCTATATCTGAAATTGGTGGTCAGCGTCGTTATACCTTCTGGACCATGGGCGGACAAACTTTGTTTCAACGCCTATATTCAGAAGATGGCTATCATGATTTTTCAACCGGCTTCTGTGCACCAGGGCCAAATGCATTTGTGCAATGTACTGCTGTGCATCCCCATAGCTATAGTGGTGCTATTGATAGTTGGGCATCAGGCGTATTGTTTGATGTAGCCAGTATTGATGGTCAACCATTAAGTTATAAAAACTTGGAGCAGGATGAGCAAGGGGCAGGGTGGAACGCGGCCAATAGCTTGTTTTGGAACTGTACAGCAGCACGTGTAGATTGCTACCAACCCCCAACAGCTGAAAACTGGGCTTTTGGTACCTGGGCGCAATTTGGAGGTGATGGTTACTGGGAAAACTCAAATGCAACAATTTCGCCTCGGAGCTTTTACTATGCACAGTTGGCCAACCGGCTAAATCATAATGTAGATAAACAGGCTGCTATTTTATATATCACAACAGAACCTTCCAGTAGCCCTACTCCCGAGCAGGCTGCTGCTTTGCTGGCTGCTGCCAGAAGGCCAGCAGTTACTATGGATAACTGGATTGATAAAGCTTACGAACGCACACCAATTCATATAGAAGGGTCTGGTGCAAAAGTTATTGATCAGATCGGGTACAAACAAGCTGTTATGCCAGCTATGGCACCTAAAATGCGATTGAATAATGGCTGGCTGGTAAGAGGGAATACAATTTTACAAGGCTTTCATTATGAAACGCCTTGGTGGAACGGTACAGTAGATCCAGTTTACCTGGCTAAAACAGCTAAGCCTGCAATTTCACGCTGGGTACCTGGCCGTACAGGTACAGGCTTAACGGATGATTTAGATTCGGTAAGTAATTGGATGGTGAAAAACCACATGGTAGCTTTTGAGCATAACTACGGATTATGGTATGAGCGCCGCCGCGACGATCATGAACGCATACGTCGTATGGATGGTGATGTTTGGGCTCCGTTTTATGAACTGCCTTTTGCCCGGTACGGTGGCAACGAAACTGCTTTTGATGGTTTAAGCAAATACGACTTGACTAAGTATAACACGTGGTATTGGAACCGACTTAAGCAATTTGCTGATCTGGCAGATGAAAAAGGCTTATTATTAATACATCAGAATTATTTTCAGCACAACATTATTGAGGCTGGTGCACATTACACCGACTTTCCGTGGAGAACGGCCAATAACATCAACAATACTGGTTTCCCAGAACCAGTAAACTACGCAGGTGATAAACGCCAGTTTATGGCCGAGCAATTTTATGATGTAACCCAGCCGGTTCGTCGTAAACTGAATGTGGCTTACATCAACAAATGCCTGGATAACTTCGCTGACAATAATGGAGTAATTCAGTTTATCAGTGCTGAATACACTGGTCCGCTGCATTTTGCTCAGTTTTGGGTAGAAACCATTAAACAATGGGAAACTACTCACAAGAAAAAAGAAATTATTGGCTTAAGTGCTACGAAAGATGTAGAAGATGGCATTTTAGCAAACCCGGCATTGTCTTCAGTTATTAATGTAATTGATATTCGTTATTGGTACTATCAGGCCAACGGAGAAGTATATGCGCCACTTGGTGGTCAGAACCTGGCACCACGCCAGCAAGAGCGGGTATTTAAACCTAAGGCAACCTCGTTTGAGCAGGTGTACCGTGCGGTGCATGAGTACCGTCAAAAATACCCGGATAAAGCTGTACTGTACTCAGCTAGCGGTTGGGATAGTAATGGTTGGGCCGTATTTATGGCAGGTGGTTCATTACCTAATTTGCCTAAAGATTTAGATAAACAGCTACTAACTGATGCCACAGAAATGAAGGTTGTAAACGTACCTAATGCAACCGGGCAGTGGGCCTTAGGTAATGCAGCAAAGGGCTATATCGTTTATTGTAATTCTACCGATAATATCCACTTAGCCCCTGAAGCTTCGGCCAAATACATGGTACATTGGATTAATCCAAAAACCGGATTATCTATGGAAAGTAGCAGCCAAATTCAAGGAAATAGCATTAATAGTCTGCATGCTCCGGCTGGTGGCCCAAGTATATTGTGGTTGCAGCGTATTTAATCGTTTTAGTTATGTTGAAAAGACTTCTTTGTATTATAGTTGTAGCATTTGCTGTGTATGCATTTACTCCAGTAAAAACGCTTTCTGAGTTGCAGATATCTGCCAATAAAAGGTTTTTTACTACAGCAGATCAGAAACCATTTTTCTGGTTGGGTGATACGGGTTGGCTGCTATTTTCTAAATTAAACCGTGAGGATGCTGAAAAGTATTTGGACGTGCGTAGTAAGCAAGGTTTTAATGTAATACAAGTCATGGTAGTGCATTCTAGTAAGGAAACCAATGCTTACGGCGATTCTGCTTTAACGGCTAAAAACTTAGCGCAACCCAAAACTACATCTGGCAACAATCCGAACAATGCAGAAGAGTATGATTATTGGGATCATATTGATTGGATTGTCGATCGTGCAGCCGACAAAGGATTGTATATAGCATTAGTTCCAGTTTGGGGTTCGGTAGTTAAAGAAAGTAAGTACACACCTGAGCAGGCTAAAACCTATGCTGAGTTTTTAGCTAAACGCTATAGCAAAAAGTCGAACATCATCTGGATGAATGGTGGCGATATTGCCGGGAGTGAGTTTACTAATGTTTGGAATACTATCGGAGCAACTTTGCGTCATGAAGATCCGAATCATTTAATTACCTATCATCCTCGTGGACGTACGCAATCATCTACCTGGTTTCACAATGAAGATTGGTTAGATTTCAACTGCTTTCAATCAGGCCACCGTACTTATGCTCAAGATACCTCAGCTAAAGATTTAAAATACGGGGAAGATAATTGGCGTTATGTAAATGTAGATTACCATAAAACGCCTGTTAAACCAACTATTGATGCTGAACCATCTTATGAGCGAATTCCTTACGGCTTACACGATGTTACTTTACCCCGCTGGACGGCAGCTGATGTAAGACGTTACGGTTATTGGTCGGTTTTTGCAGGTGCCTGCGGTTATACCTACGGTAATAATGATGTAATGCAAATGCATAAACCTACGGATAAGGGTAGTGCTTACGGATCGAAAGGATATTGGTATAATTCAGTTAATGATCCGGGAGCGAAGCAAATGGTGTATTTAAAAAAATTAATGCTATCCAGACCTTATTTTGAACGTGTGCCCGACCAAAACCTGATTGCTGGTAAGCAAGGTACGCGATACAATTATTTGCTGGCCACCCGTGGCGAAAAGTATGCTTTCATTTATACCTATACAGGTCGGAATATAGCTGTTAATGCGGCTAAGTTGCCTGGTACTAAAGTTAAGTTCTGCTGGTATAACCCTCGTGAGGGGAGCTTTTCAAAAGCTGTAATATTACCTAAAAAATCAGTAATGAACTTTAACCCGCCAGGGCAACCAGTAAATGGTAATGATTGGGTGTTGGTGTTGGATGCAGTTTAAGTAATAATGTTGCATGAGGAAAAGCTTAATAAAATATTGTTGGTATTTGTGTTGCTGCATAGTGCTTGCATCATGTGCATCAAAAAAGAATGTTTATCTGTTCACCTCCTTTCATGAACCGGCTAGTGAAGGTTTACGAATGCTGTACAGTTACGATGCCTATCATTGGACTGACCTGAACCATATTTTTATCAAACCGGAAGTAGGTGATGCTAAAATAATGCGTGATCCATCTATTGCTCAAGGGCCTGATGGTGTTTTTCATCTGGTATGGACTACTGGGTGGAAAAAAGATCAGGGTATAGGCTATGCCAGTTCAAAAGATTTGATTCACTGGTCGGCTCAGGAACATATCAACGTAATGGGGTATGAACCAACAGCCGTTAATGCTTGGGCTCCTGAATTATTTTATGATGACGAAGCTAAACGGTTTATTATTGTTTTTGCTTCAACTGTACCCTTCCGCTTTCCGAAAGGGCAGGAAGATGAAGACAATAATCATCGACTGTATTACACCACCACTACAGATTTCAAAACTTTCACACCTACCAAATTATTTCTTGATCCTGGCTTTAGCGTGATTGATGCCGAGATCTTGAAAAGAGGTACTCATGATTATGTATTGGTCATGAAAGATAATACCCGACCTAACCGGAACATTTTAGTAGCATTTGCCAGCAATCCGCTGGGGCCATATCATGATTATACCAAACGCTTTACAGAAATGTATTCGGAAGGGCCAACTGCAATAAAAGCAGGTAATCAGTGGTTAATCTATTACGATTCTTATCGTTTGAAGCGTTACGGGGCAATGGCTACCAACGATTTTAAAACGTTTACCGACGTATCTGGCCAGGTAAACGTACCCGAAGGGCATAAGCATGGTACTATATTCAAAGTATCTAAAAAGGAACTGAACTACTTGAAAAAAGAAATTAGCCAGCACTAAAATGCTGGCTTAACTTATTACTATGTCTATACTGAAAAACTATATTGTATTATTAAGCTTAACAGGTGGTGTTTATACTACTGCTGTACAGGCGCAAGATACGGTGCATTATACCGGCAATACCGTAGTGAATGTAGATTATCACGATGGGCGTTTAAGTCCGGCGGTAGGAGTGCATAGTCAACAAATATTTCGGGCTAACCGGGAGCATCCTGAACTGGCAGATGGGTTTGGCTTTACTTACAATCATGCGCCTATGCTGGCGTATTGGAATAACTCATTTTATTTAGAATACCTGAGCGATAAAATAGGGGAAAGCGTTCCGCCTGGCCAAACACTGGTTATGACCTCCAAAGATGGTAATACCTGGTCTAAGCCAGTAGTAGTTTTCCCGCAATATAAAATTCCTGATGGTACCACTAAGGAAGGACAGAAAGTCGTAGCCAAAGACTTATATTCAGTAATGCACCAGCGTATGGGCTTTTATCGCTCAAAATCAAACCGCTTGCTGATACTGGGTTTTTATGGTATTTGTTTAGATGTACATGATGATCCGAACGATGGCTTAGGCATTGGCCGGGTAGTGCGGGAAGTGTTACCTAATGGAAAATACGGCCCCATTTACTTTATCCACTATAATCCAAAGTGGAACGAAAGCAATACATCGTACCCCTTATATAAACGCAGTAAAGACAAAGGTTTTGTACAGGCTTGCGACGAGTTGATGGCTAATCCGCTCATGATGATGCAGTGGGTAGAGGAAACAGATCGCAAAGACCCGTTAATCCCTTTGCATAAAGATTATAAAGCCTTTAACTTTTACCATCTGCCTGATGGTAGAGTGGTAGGTTTATGGAAGAATGCCTTAACCGCTATCAGTAAAGACAATGGCAAAACCTGGCCGGACAATGCAGTACGTGCTCCGCGTTTTGTAAACAGTAATGCCAAAATTTGGGGACAGCGTACCCCTGATGGTCGCTATGCTACAGTGTATAACCCTTCAGAGTTCCGCTGGCCGCTAGGTATTTCAGTAAGCCAGGATG
This region includes:
- a CDS encoding polysaccharide lyase — translated: MKFFPLFLCSALMLGKSAFAQYPDIPQKVQAESKALMDAAQAHSDSAWLKALPAIKYDQAHDKPFVPWAHRPTDLPQAKIPAFLGAEGGGMYSFGGRGGKVYVVTTLADNGPGSLRWACEQGGARIIVFNVAGIIRLKTPLIIRAPYISIEGQTAPGDGICVAGESTWINTHDVVIRYMRFRRGETNVGRRDDSLGGNPVGNLIIDHCSTSWGLDENMSIYRHMYTPGDGSKDEKYGTVNVTIQNCIYSESLDTWNHAFGSTTGGENALLIRNIWADNTGRNPSVGWTDVYNFVNNVVFNWHHRTMDGGDYQSHFNLINNYYKPGPVTPKDEPVGHRFLKPESGRSKLKDRFFGRVYAAGNIMEGFPKITADNWAGGIQVEGVGGKELPDAGSYRDTMRTNTPFPMPYIRKILPAKEAFAFDTENAGATLPHRDPVDIRIIKQVRTGKIEYKEMRTDTAFQFQHRKLPKDSYKLGIITGIWQVGGYPDYKGTPYKDSDNDGMPDSWETAHGLNPHNAADSPALAKNGGGYSNIEVYLNTVAMKGETKVGSTK
- a CDS encoding DUF6298 domain-containing protein, with protein sequence MLSNKLRGTSFLLISLLAGGTLGSPAFSQGKKVIVKPQPPVSVGKDAKLTYKVESNGDRVPDFSYCGYMASEASIPDVPVKVVVPLKPGDATTRIQSAIDYVASLPADAHGTRGAVLLSKGTYVLNGSLKINASGVVLRGSGMGINGTVLFAAGTDRATFIKIAGKNDRHKAAEVKITDAYVPVNAFSFHVASASGIQAGDNIVLRRPSTQAWIEKLHTVTFGGGLSALGWKPGERDIFWDRKVVAVHGNEVTVDAPVTTALDSTYGGGTVAKYNWSGRIAQTGVENLCLRSAFDAKNQKDEAHRWMAITLENVTDSWVRQVAFEHFAGSAVFVLETGNRITVEDCKSLSPISEIGGQRRYTFWTMGGQTLFQRLYSEDGYHDFSTGFCAPGPNAFVQCTAVHPHSYSGAIDSWASGVLFDVASIDGQPLSYKNLEQDEQGAGWNAANSLFWNCTAARVDCYQPPTAENWAFGTWAQFGGDGYWENSNATISPRSFYYAQLANRLNHNVDKQAAILYITTEPSSSPTPEQAAALLAAARRPAVTMDNWIDKAYERTPIHIEGSGAKVIDQIGYKQAVMPAMAPKMRLNNGWLVRGNTILQGFHYETPWWNGTVDPVYLAKTAKPAISRWVPGRTGTGLTDDLDSVSNWMVKNHMVAFEHNYGLWYERRRDDHERIRRMDGDVWAPFYELPFARYGGNETAFDGLSKYDLTKYNTWYWNRLKQFADLADEKGLLLIHQNYFQHNIIEAGAHYTDFPWRTANNINNTGFPEPVNYAGDKRQFMAEQFYDVTQPVRRKLNVAYINKCLDNFADNNGVIQFISAEYTGPLHFAQFWVETIKQWETTHKKKEIIGLSATKDVEDGILANPALSSVINVIDIRYWYYQANGEVYAPLGGQNLAPRQQERVFKPKATSFEQVYRAVHEYRQKYPDKAVLYSASGWDSNGWAVFMAGGSLPNLPKDLDKQLLTDATEMKVVNVPNATGQWALGNAAKGYIVYCNSTDNIHLAPEASAKYMVHWINPKTGLSMESSSQIQGNSINSLHAPAGGPSILWLQRI
- a CDS encoding glycoside hydrolase family 140 protein, whose product is MLKRLLCIIVVAFAVYAFTPVKTLSELQISANKRFFTTADQKPFFWLGDTGWLLFSKLNREDAEKYLDVRSKQGFNVIQVMVVHSSKETNAYGDSALTAKNLAQPKTTSGNNPNNAEEYDYWDHIDWIVDRAADKGLYIALVPVWGSVVKESKYTPEQAKTYAEFLAKRYSKKSNIIWMNGGDIAGSEFTNVWNTIGATLRHEDPNHLITYHPRGRTQSSTWFHNEDWLDFNCFQSGHRTYAQDTSAKDLKYGEDNWRYVNVDYHKTPVKPTIDAEPSYERIPYGLHDVTLPRWTAADVRRYGYWSVFAGACGYTYGNNDVMQMHKPTDKGSAYGSKGYWYNSVNDPGAKQMVYLKKLMLSRPYFERVPDQNLIAGKQGTRYNYLLATRGEKYAFIYTYTGRNIAVNAAKLPGTKVKFCWYNPREGSFSKAVILPKKSVMNFNPPGQPVNGNDWVLVLDAV
- a CDS encoding glycoside hydrolase family 43 protein, whose protein sequence is MLASCASKKNVYLFTSFHEPASEGLRMLYSYDAYHWTDLNHIFIKPEVGDAKIMRDPSIAQGPDGVFHLVWTTGWKKDQGIGYASSKDLIHWSAQEHINVMGYEPTAVNAWAPELFYDDEAKRFIIVFASTVPFRFPKGQEDEDNNHRLYYTTTTDFKTFTPTKLFLDPGFSVIDAEILKRGTHDYVLVMKDNTRPNRNILVAFASNPLGPYHDYTKRFTEMYSEGPTAIKAGNQWLIYYDSYRLKRYGAMATNDFKTFTDVSGQVNVPEGHKHGTIFKVSKKELNYLKKEISQH
- a CDS encoding exo-alpha-sialidase, yielding MSILKNYIVLLSLTGGVYTTAVQAQDTVHYTGNTVVNVDYHDGRLSPAVGVHSQQIFRANREHPELADGFGFTYNHAPMLAYWNNSFYLEYLSDKIGESVPPGQTLVMTSKDGNTWSKPVVVFPQYKIPDGTTKEGQKVVAKDLYSVMHQRMGFYRSKSNRLLILGFYGICLDVHDDPNDGLGIGRVVREVLPNGKYGPIYFIHYNPKWNESNTSYPLYKRSKDKGFVQACDELMANPLMMMQWVEETDRKDPLIPLHKDYKAFNFYHLPDGRVVGLWKNALTAISKDNGKTWPDNAVRAPRFVNSNAKIWGQRTPDGRYATVYNPSEFRWPLGISVSQDGLNYTNILLVNGEISSMRYGGNYKSYGPQYTRGIIEGNGTPPDGKLWVTYSMNKEDIWVSSIPVPVTDVVTENADEDFSKMPAGKELDKWNTYSLQWASVTMEKAPDGGKALMLKDWDRFDYAKAERVFPEAKRLSAEFTIIPGQNNTGQLDIEFLDPKGQPAVRLTFDSTGVLKTKAGYRYKTLAKYEANQPYTIKLKLNADTRFCTIEVNGKATNNLFFAPVNTLKRVMFRTGDMKHFPDADTPTDQDFDLKNPGEPVKPAAFYIKSFKTGKY